Within the Thermosynechococcaceae cyanobacterium Okahandja genome, the region CGCTTGCAGTTGGCGAAAGGCGTCAGGGGTGAGGTGCGCCGCCAGTTCCTCGTAGTCCCAGACGTAAAAGGCCCCTTCTTCCGGTTCGGCTGCCCCTAGGGTGGGAAAACTATCCGCATCCTGAGCCGCGTAGAAGTAGCCCTCGGGGGCGGTCATTTCGCGGTCGAGCCACTCAACAGTTTGGGCAATGGCGTAGGGAATCTGGGGGTGGCGATCGCCCTGCTGCCAGAGGCGCGCCAGATAGGTCACAATCTGGCCATTGTCGTAGAGCATCTTTTCAAAGTGGGGTACCGTCCACTGGGGATCAACGGTATAGCGGTGCCAGCCACCGCCCACATGGTCGTAAATCCCCCCAAGGAGGAGGTGGGTTCCCCGCTGGCGACACAAGGCCTGCAATTGGGGAGCCTCGGCACTGGCGGTTATCCCCTGCAACAGGGCATGGGCATAGGGAATCATCGGAAAACAGGTGCCGTGGGGGCGCTCCTCAAGGATGGGCCGATTTTGGCGCAGGCCTGCGTGCAACACCGCCGCCGTCAGTTCTAGGGCGGGTGCCACTTCGGTACTTGGTGCGAGATACTGCCACAGGGTTGCCTGTTGCGCCGCTAATTTCTCTTTTTCTTGGTCGTAGAACCGCCGTACTGCCTGGAGCACCTGCAAAAATCCGGGTCGTCCGTAGCGGGGCAGCACCGGGAAATAGGTGCCACCAAAAAACGGACGGCAATCTTGGGGCGTTAAAAAGATATTCAGGGGCCAGCCCCCCTGCCCGGTCATCAGTTGCAGCGCGTGCATATACAGGCTGTCGAGATCGGGCCGCTCCTCGCGATCCACCTTAATGGGCAGAAAGTAGCGATTCAGATAGGCAGCAATCTCTAGATCCGAAAACGCTTCCCCCTCCATCACCGTACACCAGTGGCAACTGGAGTAACCAATCGAGAGGAAAATGACCCGATCCTCAGCGGCAGCGGTGGCAAGCGCTTCTTCGCTCCACGGCCACCAGTCAATCGGGTTCTCGGCGTGCTTGCGCAGGTAAAGGCTTTGGCAGTGGGCAAGACGGTTAGTCATGGGGTTTGGCGATCGCGCTCCATTTCCACACTAATCTGTCCGGTAAAGTTGGGGACAGGGGGGGCTAATTTTGTCACTCGGATGGCCGCACGCTGCACTTGCGGCGGGGCAAGGCAACGCTCCAGAATGGCGGTGGCCAAGGTCTCAATCAGGTTAAATCGCTGCTGTTGCACGAGGTCGCTAATGGCGGCCAAGAGAGGGCGGTAGTCAAGGGTATCCCCCAAGGCGTCACTTTGGGCGGGTTGTGTCATATCAAACCAGAGTTTAATATCAATTTCAAACCACTGCCCAAGAATTTGTTCCTCTGGTAAGGCACCCGTATAGCCATAGCAGCGAATTCCTGAGAGGTGCAAGCAATCCTGATGTTGTTTGGTTGAGGGCATTCCACACATGACACTACAGCAAAAAATTCTTTTGGGGCTACTGATCTTTGTCCCGATTGCCCTCTTAAACTTTATCGTCAAACTACCGC harbors:
- a CDS encoding thioredoxin domain-containing protein, producing the protein MTNRLAHCQSLYLRKHAENPIDWWPWSEEALATAAAEDRVIFLSIGYSSCHWCTVMEGEAFSDLEIAAYLNRYFLPIKVDREERPDLDSLYMHALQLMTGQGGWPLNIFLTPQDCRPFFGGTYFPVLPRYGRPGFLQVLQAVRRFYDQEKEKLAAQQATLWQYLAPSTEVAPALELTAAVLHAGLRQNRPILEERPHGTCFPMIPYAHALLQGITASAEAPQLQALCRQRGTHLLLGGIYDHVGGGWHRYTVDPQWTVPHFEKMLYDNGQIVTYLARLWQQGDRHPQIPYAIAQTVEWLDREMTAPEGYFYAAQDADSFPTLGAAEPEEGAFYVWDYEELAAHLTPDAFRQLQAAFEIAPEGNFEGKIVLKARHRREDPRAIAPLLDHLFALRYGADTPRDQPMAVAQDNQTAKAHPWPGRIPPVTDTKMILAWNSLMITGLATAAAVWGHRGYWQRAARAAQWLHEHQWQGGHLYRLNYGGVVAEKAQAEDYAYWIQALLALHQASLILGEAPDPWLERACTCQEQFDRHLAAPAGGYYNAPARPDLILRQREGVDQATPAANGVAIANLMQLFLLTENPAYLRQAETSLRFFGALLRDSPQSCPSLLAALQWYLYPVGIQISPSHRHLVADCWLPTAVLKLRHPLTNADPPPLAIVCEGLRCREPAYTPEQLNAQLARLFPLPRTLQ
- the folB gene encoding dihydroneopterin aldolase, with protein sequence MPSTKQHQDCLHLSGIRCYGYTGALPEEQILGQWFEIDIKLWFDMTQPAQSDALGDTLDYRPLLAAISDLVQQQRFNLIETLATAILERCLAPPQVQRAAIRVTKLAPPVPNFTGQISVEMERDRQTP